In Quercus robur chromosome 10, dhQueRobu3.1, whole genome shotgun sequence, a genomic segment contains:
- the LOC126701502 gene encoding formin-like protein 20 isoform X4, with protein MALFRRFFYRKPPDRLLEISERVYVFDCCFSPDVLEEDEYRVYMGGIVAQLQDHFPDASFMVFNFREGDRRSQISDILSQYDMTVMDYPRQYEGCPLLPLEMIHHFLRSSESWLSLEGQQNVLLMHCERGGWPVLAFMLAGLLLYRKQYNGEQKTLDMVYKQAPKELLHLLSPLNPQPSQMRYLQYISRRNLGSDWPPSDTPLLLDCLILRVLPLLDGGKGCRPVIRVYGQDPSTPANRSSKLLFSTSKTKKHVRHYLQQAECMLVKIDIHCRVQGDVVLECVHLDEDLVHEEMMFRLMFHTAFVRSSILILNRDEIDVLWDAKDQFPKDFRAEVLFSDADAVVPTLTTVVASEDGNEMESASPEEFFEVEEIFSNVVDGQEGKGDYNNVGQDNIPDDMDNKEVWKEDLDPHTFQDCASDDGTHKQDGKVDSTIDAVKDIAVDDVKYKLDEQVDSDLQVVKDIAVDDGDIKLNSVVADTDVQTKEVTEDYSGKLERMQDRGDGENAVTQKNLDSKVLQDKLIADVPRQKSDKLLSTAPRKLATVNTKSAADTVSKQKTKLQEPQAPHVKLAKPNAVSRWIPTNKGSYTNSMHVSYPPSRYNSAPAALGNNAPLKDSNAGSKSKTSAVTATPASVVSNDVGNELKSRDVDPVKPSDSARGKVASCTPSLLPPIQEKYSSSPTQELHLSPLQALHPPPPPPPPPPFSNIYSLSTLPPRPSPPSQPLQVVARPPPPPPPPPPPPPPPPSLPPSIMGNVVSKNSPPPPPPPPPPPPPPPPLPSLLSLSNKHNIGIGLHHTAPPPPPPPPPLPPSSRQNSTTAFATVKSSPAPPPPPPPPPPPMRGTPPPPPKYGFPSPPPPPPPPSRGGPPPPPPPPPFGASPTQPPPMRGAPPPPPPPPPSARGAPPPPPPPPPSVPGAPPPPPPPPMRGVPPPPPPPMRGAPPPPPPPSMRGAPSPPPPPIGRGAPPPPPPLHGAPPPPPPLGARAPGPPAPPRPPGGAPPPPPPFGTKGPNIGADARGLPSGRGRGLSRPFGMGATATAPRRSSLKPLHWSKVTRALQGSLWDELQRYGETQIAPGFDVSELESLFSATVPKPADAGGKSGARRKSVGSKTEKVHLIDLRRANNTEIMLTKVKMPLSDMMAAVLALDESVLDVDQVENLIKFCPTKEEMELLKGYTGDMENLGKCEQYFLELMKVPRVESKLRVFSFKIQFSSQISEFKKSLNTVNSACEEVRKSTKLKEIMKLILFIGNTLNQGTARGSAIGFKLDSLLKLTDTRASNSKMTLMHYLCKLLASNSAELLDFHLEFVSLEAATKIQLKSLAEEMQAIIKGLEKVKQELTASENDGPVSEVFRKTLKEFISVAETEVASVTNLYSVVGRNADALALYFGEDPARCPFEQASA; from the exons ATGGCGCTGTTCAGACGGTTCTTTTACCGGAAGCCGCCGGATCGGCTTCTCGAGATCTCTGAGAGAGTTTACG TGTTTGATTGTTGCTTCTCCCCGGACGTTTTGGAAGAAGATGAGTACAGGGTGTACATGGGTGGCATTGTAGCGCAGCTACAGGACCACTTTCCTGATGCTTCTTTTATGGTGTTCAACTTTAGAGAAGGGGATAGGCGAAGCCAAATTTCAGATATACTGTCTCAGTATGACATGACAGTTATGGACTATCCTCGGCAATATGAGGGGTGTCCTCTGCTGCCGTTGGAGATGATCCATCACTTCCTTCGATCAAGTGAAAGCTGGTTGTCGTTAGAAGGACAACAAAATGTGCTGTTGATGCACTGTGAAAGAGGAGGTTGGCCTGTGCTTGCATTCATGCTAGCTGGTCTTCTGTTATACCGTAAACAGTACAATGGGGAGCAGAAGACTCTTGACATGGTCTACAAGCAAGCACCTAAGGAACTTCTTCATCTTTTGTCTCCTTTAAATCCACAGCCTTCTCAGATGAGATATCTTCAGTATATTTCCAGAAGAAATTTGGGTTCTGATTGGCCTCCATCAGATACACCTTTACTTTTGGATTGTCTGATACTCAGAGTTCTTCCACTTTTAGATGGGGGAAAAGGTTGCAGGCCTGTTATACGTGTTTATGGTCAGGACCCTTCAACACCTGCTAATAGAAGTTCTAAGCTTTTGTTTTCGACTTCAAAGACGAAAAAACATGTGCGACACTACCTACAG CAGGCAGAATGTATGCTGGTGAAAATTGATATTCACTGCCGTGTTCAAGGGGATGTTGTTCTTGAGTGTGTCCATTTGGATGAAGATCTGGTGCATGAGGAAATGATGTTCAGACTAATGTTCCACACAGCTTTTGTGCGATCAAGTATTCTGATACTCAACCGTGATGAAATTGATGTTCTGTGGGATGCCAAGGATCAATTCCCCAAGGACTTTCGAGCAGAG GTACTTTTTTCGGATGCTGATGCTGTTGTGCCTACTCTTACCACTGTCGTAGCCAGTGAAGATGGAAATGAGATGGAAAGTGCTTCACCTGAGGAATTTTTTGAGGTTGAAGAGATCTTTAGCAATGTAGTAGATGGGCAGGAAGGGAAGGGGGATTATAATAATGTGGGTCAGGACAATATACCGGATGATATGGATAATAAAGAAGTCTGGAAGGAGGATTTGGATCCTCATACATTTCAAGACTGTGCATCGGATGATGGAACTCACAAACAGGATGGAAAGGTAGATTCCACTATCGATGCAGTGAAGGACATTGCTGTTGATGATGTGAAGTATAAGCTGGATGAGCAGGTGGATTCTGATCTCCAGGTGGTAAAAGACATTGCTGTTGATGATGGTGATATCAAGTTAAATTCAGTGGTAGCTGATACTGATGTGCAAACTAAGGAAGTGACCGAAGATTATTCTGGCAAATTGGAGAGGATGCAAGACAGAGGTGATGGAGAAAATGCTGTTACACAGAAGAATTTAGATTCCAAGGTTCTGCAAGACAAGTTGATTGCTGATGTCCCTAGACAAAAATCTGATAAATTACTGTCTACTGCGCCTAGGAAACTAGCTACTGTAAATACGAAATCAGCTGCAGATACAGTTTCCAAACAAAAGACTAAACTGCAAGAACCTCAAGCACCTCATGTAAAACTAGCAAAGCCAAATGCAGTATCTAGGTGGATCCCTACTAATAAAGGATCTTACACTAATTCAATGCATGTTTCATATCCACCTTCAAGATATAATAGCGCACCAGCTGCTCTTGGCAATAATGCTCCTTTGAAGGATTCGAATGCAGGTTCCAAATCAAAGACATCTGCTGTTACTGCTACCCCTGCCTCTGTGGTTTCAAATGATGTGGGCAATGAGCTGAAAAGTCGAGATGTGGATCCTGTGAAGCCTTCAGACTCTGCACGAGGGAAAGTTGCCTCCTGCACACCATCATTATTACCACCAATTCAAGAGAAATATTCTTCCTCACCAACTCAAGAACTGCATCTCAGCCCACTGCAAGCACTGCAccctcctccacctccacctccacctccaccattTTCTAACATATATTCATTGTCTACTTTGCCACCCAGGCCTTCACCACCTTCACAACCTTTGCAGGTAGTTGCTAGACCTccgcctcctcctcctcctcctcctcctcctcctcctccacctccaTCATTGCCTCCTTCAATCATGGGTAATGTTGTGTCAAAAAATTccccacctccacctccacctccacctccacctccacctccaccgcCTCCTCTACCTTCATTGCTTTCATTGTCTAATAAACACAACATTGGGATTGGTTTACACCACACAgctcctccaccacctcctcctcctccccctCTTCCCCCATCTAGCAGACAAAATAGTACTACTGCATTTGCAACAGTGAAAAGTTCTCCAGCTcctcctcctccccctcctccaccacctcccCCCATGCGCGGTactccaccacctcctcctaAGTATGGATTTCCATCTCCacctcctccacctccacctccttCACGCGGAggtccaccaccaccaccaccacctccaccattTGGAGCTTCACCTACACAGCCACCACCAATGCGTGGAGCTCCACCTCCCCCTCCTCCCCCACCTCCTTCAGCACGCGGGgccccaccacctccaccaccaccacctccttcAGTGCCCGGAGCACcgcctcctcctccaccacctccaaTGCGTGGAGtgccacctccaccacctcctccaaTGCGTGGAGCACCCcccccaccaccacctcctTCAATGCGTGGTGCCCCATCTCCTCCTCCACCCCCTATAGGCCGAGGCGCACCTCCCCCACCTCCCCCATTGCATGGAGCACCACCTCCTCCACCTCCTCTAGGAGCTCGTGCACCTGGTCCTCCAGCTCCACCTAGACCTCCAGGTGGTGCAccacctcctcctccaccatttGGCACCAAAGGACCAAATATTGGAGCTGATGCAAGAGGCCTACCTTCTGGGAGAGGGCGTGGACTATCACGTCCTTTTGGGATGGGGGCAACTGCTACAGCTCCTCGAAGATCCTCCTTGAAGCCTTTGCATTGGAGCAAGGTTACCAGGGCTTTGCAAGGAAGTTTGTGGGACGAATTGCAAAGATATGGAGAGACTCAAAT TGCACCAGGATTTGATGTGTCAGAGTTAGAGAGCCTTTTCTCTGCAACAGTTCCAAAACCTGCTGATGCTGGAGGCAAATCTGGGGCGCGACGCAAATCCGTTGGATCAAAAACTGAGAAAGTCCACCTG ATTGATCTGAGGAGAGCCAACAACACTGAAATTATGCTCACAAAAGTTAAGATGCCGCTTTCTGATATGATG GCTGCAGTTTTAGCATTGGATGAGTCAGTATTAGATGTTGATCAGGTGGAGAATCTCATAAAATTTTGCCCTACCAAAGAGGAGATGGAACTTCTCAAG gGTTACACAGGTGACATGGAAAATCTGGGAAAGTGCGAACAG TATTTCTTGGAGCTGATGAAAGTGCCTCGGGTGGAGTCAAAATTAAGAGTATTCTCTTTCAAGATTCAGTTCAGCTCTCAG aTTTCAGAATTTAAAAAGAGTTTAAACACTGTAAACTCTGCATGTGAAGAG GTCAGGAAATCAACGAAACTGAAGGAGATTATGAAGCTTATTCTTTTCATTGGGAATACATTGAACCAAGGAACTGCAAGGG GTTCTGCAATTGGGTTCAAGTTGGACAGTCTTTTAAAGCTCACTGACACACGTGCTTCCAACAGTAAGATGACACTTATGCATTATCTTTGCAAG CTTTTGGCTTCTAATTCAGCTGAACTACTTGATTTTCACCTGGAATTTGTTAGCCTGGAAGCTGCAACTAAG ATACAATTGAAGTCGTTAGCAGAAGAAATGCAAGCTATAATCAAGGGACTAGAAAAGGTCAAGCAGGAGCTGACTGCTTCTGAAAATGATGGCCCTGTGTCTGAAGTTTTCCGTAAG ACATTGAAAGAATTCATCAGCGTTGCCGAGACAGAGGTGGCATCTGTAACAAATCTATACTCTGTGGTG GGAAGAAATGCAGATGCACTTGCACTATATTTTGGTGAGGACCCTGCCCGTTGCCCATTTGAACAAG CTTCCGCATGA
- the LOC126701502 gene encoding formin-like protein 20 isoform X3, producing MALFRRFFYRKPPDRLLEISERVYVFDCCFSPDVLEEDEYRVYMGGIVAQLQDHFPDASFMVFNFREGDRRSQISDILSQYDMTVMDYPRQYEGCPLLPLEMIHHFLRSSESWLSLEGQQNVLLMHCERGGWPVLAFMLAGLLLYRKQYNGEQKTLDMVYKQAPKELLHLLSPLNPQPSQMRYLQYISRRNLGSDWPPSDTPLLLDCLILRVLPLLDGGKGCRPVIRVYGQDPSTPANRSSKLLFSTSKTKKHVRHYLQQAECMLVKIDIHCRVQGDVVLECVHLDEDLVHEEMMFRLMFHTAFVRSSILILNRDEIDVLWDAKDQFPKDFRAEVLFSDADAVVPTLTTVVASEDGNEMESASPEEFFEVEEIFSNVVDGQEGKGDYNNVGQDNIPDDMDNKEVWKEDLDPHTFQDCASDDGTHKQDGKVDSTIDAVKDIAVDDVKYKLDEQVDSDLQVVKDIAVDDGDIKLNSVVADTDVQTKEVTEDYSGKLERMQDRGDGENAVTQKNLDSKVLQDKLIADVPRQKSDKLLSTAPRKLATVNTKSAADTVSKQKTKLQEPQAPHVKLAKPNAVSRWIPTNKGSYTNSMHVSYPPSRYNSAPAALGNNAPLKDSNAGSKSKTSAVTATPASVVSNDVGNELKSRDVDPVKPSDSARGKVASCTPSLLPPIQEKYSSSPTQELHLSPLQALHPPPPPPPPPPFSNIYSLSTLPPRPSPPSQPLQVVARPPPPPPPPPPPPPPPPSLPPSIMGNVVSKNSPPPPPPPPPPPPPPPPLPSLLSLSNKHNIGIGLHHTAPPPPPPPPPLPPSSRQNSTTAFATVKSSPAPPPPPPPPPPPMRGTPPPPPKYGFPSPPPPPPPPSRGGPPPPPPPPPFGASPTQPPPMRGAPPPPPPPPPSARGAPPPPPPPPPSVPGAPPPPPPPPMRGVPPPPPPPMRGAPPPPPPPSMRGAPSPPPPPIGRGAPPPPPPLHGAPPPPPPLGARAPGPPAPPRPPGGAPPPPPPFGTKGPNIGADARGLPSGRGRGLSRPFGMGATATAPRRSSLKPLHWSKVTRALQGSLWDELQRYGETQIAPGFDVSELESLFSATVPKPADAGGKSGARRKSVGSKTEKVHLIDLRRANNTEIMLTKVKMPLSDMMAAVLALDESVLDVDQVENLIKFCPTKEEMELLKGYTGDMENLGKCEQYFLELMKVPRVESKLRVFSFKIQFSSQISEFKKSLNTVNSACEEVRKSTKLKEIMKLILFIGNTLNQGTARGSAIGFKLDSLLKLTDTRASNSKMTLMHYLCKLLASNSAELLDFHLEFVSLEAATKIQLKSLAEEMQAIIKGLEKVKQELTASENDGPVSEVFRKCSLIQRSSNYEVHPFPRLGLCCISILFCVYGVRYVSFPMYFFPTVFIYR from the exons ATGGCGCTGTTCAGACGGTTCTTTTACCGGAAGCCGCCGGATCGGCTTCTCGAGATCTCTGAGAGAGTTTACG TGTTTGATTGTTGCTTCTCCCCGGACGTTTTGGAAGAAGATGAGTACAGGGTGTACATGGGTGGCATTGTAGCGCAGCTACAGGACCACTTTCCTGATGCTTCTTTTATGGTGTTCAACTTTAGAGAAGGGGATAGGCGAAGCCAAATTTCAGATATACTGTCTCAGTATGACATGACAGTTATGGACTATCCTCGGCAATATGAGGGGTGTCCTCTGCTGCCGTTGGAGATGATCCATCACTTCCTTCGATCAAGTGAAAGCTGGTTGTCGTTAGAAGGACAACAAAATGTGCTGTTGATGCACTGTGAAAGAGGAGGTTGGCCTGTGCTTGCATTCATGCTAGCTGGTCTTCTGTTATACCGTAAACAGTACAATGGGGAGCAGAAGACTCTTGACATGGTCTACAAGCAAGCACCTAAGGAACTTCTTCATCTTTTGTCTCCTTTAAATCCACAGCCTTCTCAGATGAGATATCTTCAGTATATTTCCAGAAGAAATTTGGGTTCTGATTGGCCTCCATCAGATACACCTTTACTTTTGGATTGTCTGATACTCAGAGTTCTTCCACTTTTAGATGGGGGAAAAGGTTGCAGGCCTGTTATACGTGTTTATGGTCAGGACCCTTCAACACCTGCTAATAGAAGTTCTAAGCTTTTGTTTTCGACTTCAAAGACGAAAAAACATGTGCGACACTACCTACAG CAGGCAGAATGTATGCTGGTGAAAATTGATATTCACTGCCGTGTTCAAGGGGATGTTGTTCTTGAGTGTGTCCATTTGGATGAAGATCTGGTGCATGAGGAAATGATGTTCAGACTAATGTTCCACACAGCTTTTGTGCGATCAAGTATTCTGATACTCAACCGTGATGAAATTGATGTTCTGTGGGATGCCAAGGATCAATTCCCCAAGGACTTTCGAGCAGAG GTACTTTTTTCGGATGCTGATGCTGTTGTGCCTACTCTTACCACTGTCGTAGCCAGTGAAGATGGAAATGAGATGGAAAGTGCTTCACCTGAGGAATTTTTTGAGGTTGAAGAGATCTTTAGCAATGTAGTAGATGGGCAGGAAGGGAAGGGGGATTATAATAATGTGGGTCAGGACAATATACCGGATGATATGGATAATAAAGAAGTCTGGAAGGAGGATTTGGATCCTCATACATTTCAAGACTGTGCATCGGATGATGGAACTCACAAACAGGATGGAAAGGTAGATTCCACTATCGATGCAGTGAAGGACATTGCTGTTGATGATGTGAAGTATAAGCTGGATGAGCAGGTGGATTCTGATCTCCAGGTGGTAAAAGACATTGCTGTTGATGATGGTGATATCAAGTTAAATTCAGTGGTAGCTGATACTGATGTGCAAACTAAGGAAGTGACCGAAGATTATTCTGGCAAATTGGAGAGGATGCAAGACAGAGGTGATGGAGAAAATGCTGTTACACAGAAGAATTTAGATTCCAAGGTTCTGCAAGACAAGTTGATTGCTGATGTCCCTAGACAAAAATCTGATAAATTACTGTCTACTGCGCCTAGGAAACTAGCTACTGTAAATACGAAATCAGCTGCAGATACAGTTTCCAAACAAAAGACTAAACTGCAAGAACCTCAAGCACCTCATGTAAAACTAGCAAAGCCAAATGCAGTATCTAGGTGGATCCCTACTAATAAAGGATCTTACACTAATTCAATGCATGTTTCATATCCACCTTCAAGATATAATAGCGCACCAGCTGCTCTTGGCAATAATGCTCCTTTGAAGGATTCGAATGCAGGTTCCAAATCAAAGACATCTGCTGTTACTGCTACCCCTGCCTCTGTGGTTTCAAATGATGTGGGCAATGAGCTGAAAAGTCGAGATGTGGATCCTGTGAAGCCTTCAGACTCTGCACGAGGGAAAGTTGCCTCCTGCACACCATCATTATTACCACCAATTCAAGAGAAATATTCTTCCTCACCAACTCAAGAACTGCATCTCAGCCCACTGCAAGCACTGCAccctcctccacctccacctccacctccaccattTTCTAACATATATTCATTGTCTACTTTGCCACCCAGGCCTTCACCACCTTCACAACCTTTGCAGGTAGTTGCTAGACCTccgcctcctcctcctcctcctcctcctcctcctcctccacctccaTCATTGCCTCCTTCAATCATGGGTAATGTTGTGTCAAAAAATTccccacctccacctccacctccacctccacctccacctccaccgcCTCCTCTACCTTCATTGCTTTCATTGTCTAATAAACACAACATTGGGATTGGTTTACACCACACAgctcctccaccacctcctcctcctccccctCTTCCCCCATCTAGCAGACAAAATAGTACTACTGCATTTGCAACAGTGAAAAGTTCTCCAGCTcctcctcctccccctcctccaccacctcccCCCATGCGCGGTactccaccacctcctcctaAGTATGGATTTCCATCTCCacctcctccacctccacctccttCACGCGGAggtccaccaccaccaccaccacctccaccattTGGAGCTTCACCTACACAGCCACCACCAATGCGTGGAGCTCCACCTCCCCCTCCTCCCCCACCTCCTTCAGCACGCGGGgccccaccacctccaccaccaccacctccttcAGTGCCCGGAGCACcgcctcctcctccaccacctccaaTGCGTGGAGtgccacctccaccacctcctccaaTGCGTGGAGCACCCcccccaccaccacctcctTCAATGCGTGGTGCCCCATCTCCTCCTCCACCCCCTATAGGCCGAGGCGCACCTCCCCCACCTCCCCCATTGCATGGAGCACCACCTCCTCCACCTCCTCTAGGAGCTCGTGCACCTGGTCCTCCAGCTCCACCTAGACCTCCAGGTGGTGCAccacctcctcctccaccatttGGCACCAAAGGACCAAATATTGGAGCTGATGCAAGAGGCCTACCTTCTGGGAGAGGGCGTGGACTATCACGTCCTTTTGGGATGGGGGCAACTGCTACAGCTCCTCGAAGATCCTCCTTGAAGCCTTTGCATTGGAGCAAGGTTACCAGGGCTTTGCAAGGAAGTTTGTGGGACGAATTGCAAAGATATGGAGAGACTCAAAT TGCACCAGGATTTGATGTGTCAGAGTTAGAGAGCCTTTTCTCTGCAACAGTTCCAAAACCTGCTGATGCTGGAGGCAAATCTGGGGCGCGACGCAAATCCGTTGGATCAAAAACTGAGAAAGTCCACCTG ATTGATCTGAGGAGAGCCAACAACACTGAAATTATGCTCACAAAAGTTAAGATGCCGCTTTCTGATATGATG GCTGCAGTTTTAGCATTGGATGAGTCAGTATTAGATGTTGATCAGGTGGAGAATCTCATAAAATTTTGCCCTACCAAAGAGGAGATGGAACTTCTCAAG gGTTACACAGGTGACATGGAAAATCTGGGAAAGTGCGAACAG TATTTCTTGGAGCTGATGAAAGTGCCTCGGGTGGAGTCAAAATTAAGAGTATTCTCTTTCAAGATTCAGTTCAGCTCTCAG aTTTCAGAATTTAAAAAGAGTTTAAACACTGTAAACTCTGCATGTGAAGAG GTCAGGAAATCAACGAAACTGAAGGAGATTATGAAGCTTATTCTTTTCATTGGGAATACATTGAACCAAGGAACTGCAAGGG GTTCTGCAATTGGGTTCAAGTTGGACAGTCTTTTAAAGCTCACTGACACACGTGCTTCCAACAGTAAGATGACACTTATGCATTATCTTTGCAAG CTTTTGGCTTCTAATTCAGCTGAACTACTTGATTTTCACCTGGAATTTGTTAGCCTGGAAGCTGCAACTAAG ATACAATTGAAGTCGTTAGCAGAAGAAATGCAAGCTATAATCAAGGGACTAGAAAAGGTCAAGCAGGAGCTGACTGCTTCTGAAAATGATGGCCCTGTGTCTGAAGTTTTCCGTAAG TGTTCCTTAATCCAAAGGTCATCCAACTATGAAGTACATCCTTTCCCAAGATTGGGGCTTTGCTGCATATCTATTCTATTTTGTGTTTATGGTGTTAGATATGTTTCTTTTCCCATGTATTTTTTTCCTACTGTATTTATTTACAGATAA